In the genome of Streptomyces sp. SAI-127, the window CAGCTCCGCGTCGGGTCCGTCGCCGTCGTCGGGCGCACCGGTACGGATCTTGACGGAAGCCTCCTCGAGGGAGACGGCGAGCAGGGCGGTGGCCGCGAGTTCCTTCCGGCTCGGCTGCCGGGCGTACGCCCACTGCCCCGGCGCCGCGTGGTCGGTCAGCAGGCGCAGGCCCGCCAGCTTCTCCTGCGGGTCGGTCACCTTGCGGGCCTCGCCGTGGATCATGGCGCTGCGGTAGTTGACGCCGTGCTCGAAGACGGACCGTGCGAGGACCAGCCCGTCGACGTGCGTGACCGTGACACAGACCGGCGTCCCGCCCGCGAGGCTGCGGCCCGCCACCGAGCCGTGCACATACAACTGTCGCGCGTCCCATCCATAGACCGTGGGCACGACCAGGGGCCGCCCCTCGACCACCACACCCAGATGACAGACGAAACCGGCGTCGAGGATCGCCTCCAGATCGGCCCGGTCCAGGCTGCCCTGCTCGCGCAGGCGGCGATGCCGGGTGAGCTCGGTCTGCGGGAGGGACGCGGGGAGGCGTCGCGGGTGAGGCTCGGGGTGCGTTTCGGGGCTCATGACCAGGCAGGCTACTGACGCCTCAGACCCCTGACCAGGCAGGCTCCCGACGCCTCAGGCCCCGCGCTCCAGAGCCTCGAACGCCACCGGGAACGCCACCCCTGCCCCGGACACCACCCGCTCCGCCTCTTCCGCGACCGCCAGGCCCAGCCGCGCCAGTTCGTTGCCCTGCGACCCCGCGAGGTGCGGCGTGACGAAGGCACCCGGGAGCTCGTGCA includes:
- a CDS encoding pyridoxamine 5'-phosphate oxidase family protein, whose translation is MSPETHPEPHPRRLPASLPQTELTRHRRLREQGSLDRADLEAILDAGFVCHLGVVVEGRPLVVPTVYGWDARQLYVHGSVAGRSLAGGTPVCVTVTHVDGLVLARSVFEHGVNYRSAMIHGEARKVTDPQEKLAGLRLLTDHAAPGQWAYARQPSRKELAATALLAVSLEEASVKIRTGAPDDGDGPDAELGLWAGVLPLTSTWDAPVPDPLLPQETPVPTHIARREGTRHG